In Streptomyces sp. NBC_00091, the following proteins share a genomic window:
- the hisF gene encoding imidazole glycerol phosphate synthase subunit HisF, with product MTLAVRVIPCLDVDNGRVVKGVNFQNLRDAGDPVEMAKLYDAEGADELTFLDITASSGNRETTYDVVRRTAEQVFIPLTVGGGVRTADDVDKLLRAGADKVGVNTAAIARPELIQEIAERFGRQVLVLSVDARRTESGSFEVTTHGGRRGTGIDAVEWAHRAAELGAGEILLNSMDADGTKDGYDTEMIAAVRKHVTVPVIASGGAGKLEHFPPAIAAGADAVLAASVFHFGDLRISEVKATLREAGLPVR from the coding sequence ATGACCCTCGCCGTACGGGTGATCCCCTGCCTGGACGTGGACAACGGCCGGGTCGTCAAGGGCGTCAACTTCCAGAACCTGCGCGACGCCGGCGACCCGGTGGAGATGGCCAAGCTGTACGACGCCGAGGGCGCCGACGAGCTGACCTTCCTCGACATCACCGCCTCCTCCGGCAACCGCGAGACCACCTACGACGTGGTCCGGCGCACCGCCGAGCAGGTCTTCATCCCGCTCACCGTGGGCGGCGGCGTCCGCACCGCCGACGACGTGGACAAGCTGCTGCGGGCCGGCGCGGACAAGGTGGGCGTGAACACGGCCGCCATCGCCCGCCCCGAGCTGATCCAGGAGATCGCCGAGCGCTTCGGCCGCCAGGTCCTGGTCCTGTCGGTCGACGCCCGCCGCACCGAATCCGGCTCCTTCGAGGTCACCACCCACGGCGGCCGCCGGGGCACCGGCATCGACGCCGTCGAGTGGGCGCACCGCGCGGCCGAACTGGGCGCCGGGGAGATCCTGCTGAACTCCATGGACGCCGACGGCACCAAGGACGGCTACGACACCGAGATGATCGCGGCCGTACGCAAGCACGTCACGGTCCCGGTGATCGCCTCGGGCGGCGCCGGCAAGCTGGAGCACTTCCCGCCGGCGATCGCGGCGGGCGCCGACGCGGTCCTCGCGGCCTCGGTGTTCCACTTCGGCGACCTGCGCATCTCCGAGGTCAAGGCCACCCTCCGCGAAGCCGGCCTCCCGGTCCGCTGA
- a CDS encoding DUF2752 domain-containing protein — protein MTGENQRVDAPRTSTPPAVPRQPLPPAPAPVRASRARRLAAPALTLAGAVAAFAYLGAVDPNEPGHYPVCPLFRLTGVLCPGCGGLRSAHAFATGDLTAALGANAVAVAGYLVFAAFMALWLLRAFRGAPAPRIVLRPVYWWGIGALVLAFSIVRNLPFGSVLAP, from the coding sequence ATGACCGGAGAGAATCAGCGGGTGGACGCCCCTCGCACCAGCACCCCGCCCGCCGTGCCCCGGCAGCCCCTGCCGCCCGCCCCGGCGCCCGTACGGGCCTCCCGGGCCCGGCGCCTGGCCGCCCCGGCGCTCACCCTGGCCGGGGCCGTGGCGGCCTTCGCGTACCTGGGCGCCGTGGACCCGAACGAACCGGGGCACTACCCGGTCTGCCCGCTCTTCCGGCTGACCGGGGTGCTGTGCCCCGGCTGCGGCGGGCTGCGCAGCGCGCACGCCTTCGCCACCGGGGACCTGACGGCCGCCCTGGGTGCCAATGCCGTGGCGGTGGCGGGGTACCTGGTCTTCGCCGCTTTCATGGCGCTGTGGCTGCTGCGCGCCTTCCGCGGCGCCCCGGCCCCCCGGATCGTCCTGAGACCGGTCTACTGGTGGGGCATCGGGGCCCTGGTCCTGGCCTTCTCGATTGTCCGGAACCTCCCGTTCGGATCCGTATTGGCCCCCTGA
- a CDS encoding anthranilate synthase component I: MDLETFRKLAADRRVIPVSRRLLADGDTPVGLYRKLAAERPGTFLLESAENGRSWSRYSFVGVRSDSTLTVKDGQAHWIGTPPVGVPTDGDPLEALRVTVEALHTPRDLAGGMPPFTGGMVGYLGYDIVRRLERIGEHTEDDLRLPELTMLLTSDLAVLDHWDGTVLLIANAINHNALDTGADEAYADAVARLDAMEADLARPAPYVPAALPESALPPFDALWGGEKYQVAVEDIKERIRAGEAFQVVPSQRFETPCEASALDVYRVLRATNPSPYMYLFRFENGFDVVGSSPEALVKVEDGRAMVHPIAGTRHRGATPQEDNDLAEELLADPKERAEHLMLVDLGRNDLGRVCEPGSVEVVDFMSIERYSHVMHIVSTVTGRVAEGKTAFDVLTACFPAGTLSGAPKPRAMQIIEELEPSRRGLYGGCVGYLDFAGDSDTAIAIRTALLRDGTAYVQAGAGVVADSVPELEDLECRNKAAAVLRAVGAANRLHRA, from the coding sequence ATGGATCTCGAGACGTTCCGCAAGCTCGCGGCCGACCGCCGCGTCATCCCCGTGAGCCGTCGGCTGCTGGCCGACGGGGACACCCCGGTCGGGCTCTACCGGAAGCTGGCCGCCGAGCGCCCCGGCACCTTCCTGCTGGAATCCGCCGAGAACGGCCGCTCCTGGTCCCGGTACTCCTTCGTCGGCGTCCGCAGCGACTCCACCCTCACCGTCAAGGACGGCCAGGCGCACTGGATCGGCACCCCGCCCGTCGGCGTCCCCACGGACGGCGACCCCCTGGAGGCCCTGCGCGTCACCGTCGAGGCCCTGCACACTCCCCGCGACCTCGCGGGCGGGATGCCGCCCTTCACCGGCGGCATGGTCGGCTACCTCGGCTACGACATCGTGCGCCGCCTGGAGCGCATCGGGGAGCACACCGAGGACGACCTGCGGCTGCCCGAGCTGACCATGCTGCTCACCTCCGACCTGGCGGTCCTCGACCACTGGGACGGCACCGTCCTGCTCATCGCCAACGCGATCAACCACAACGCCCTCGACACCGGGGCGGACGAGGCGTACGCGGACGCGGTGGCCCGCCTGGACGCGATGGAGGCCGACCTCGCGCGGCCCGCGCCCTACGTCCCCGCCGCGCTCCCGGAGTCCGCGCTGCCCCCCTTCGACGCGCTCTGGGGCGGCGAGAAGTACCAGGTCGCGGTCGAGGACATCAAGGAGCGCATCCGGGCCGGCGAGGCCTTCCAGGTGGTGCCCTCGCAGCGGTTCGAGACCCCCTGCGAGGCCTCCGCGCTGGACGTCTACCGGGTCCTGCGGGCGACCAACCCGTCCCCGTACATGTACCTCTTCCGCTTCGAGAACGGCTTCGACGTGGTCGGGTCCAGCCCCGAGGCGCTGGTCAAGGTCGAGGACGGCCGGGCCATGGTCCACCCCATCGCCGGCACCCGCCACCGCGGCGCCACCCCGCAGGAGGACAACGACCTCGCCGAGGAGCTGCTGGCCGACCCCAAGGAGCGCGCCGAGCACCTCATGCTCGTCGACCTCGGCCGCAACGACCTGGGCCGGGTCTGCGAGCCGGGTTCGGTGGAGGTCGTCGACTTCATGTCGATCGAGCGCTACTCCCACGTGATGCACATCGTCTCCACGGTCACCGGACGGGTCGCCGAGGGCAAGACCGCCTTCGACGTGCTCACCGCCTGCTTCCCCGCCGGCACCCTCTCGGGCGCGCCCAAGCCCCGCGCCATGCAGATCATCGAGGAGCTGGAGCCCTCCCGCCGCGGCCTGTACGGCGGCTGCGTCGGCTACCTCGACTTCGCGGGGGACTCCGACACGGCCATCGCCATCCGCACCGCGCTGCTGCGCGACGGTACGGCGTACGTGCAGGCCGGAGCGGGTGTGGTCGCGGATTCGGTGCCCGAGCTGGAGGACCTCGAGTGCCGCAACAAGGCGGCCGCCGTGCTCCGCGCCGTGGGAGCGGCGAACCGCCTCCACCGCGCCTGA
- a CDS encoding TIGR03085 family metal-binding protein — protein MSTHAKRERLLLADLLEAAGPEAPTLCDGWTCRDLAAHVVVRERRPDAAGGLLLNVLKDRLDRAMAEYAAKPYEELIQLIRTGPPKLSVYALKQIDEAANAVEFYVHAEDVRRAQPDWSPRTLDPVFSDALWSRLEKLARLTGRRSPVGLVLRRPDGRTAVAHKGVPVVTVTGEPGELTLFCFGRQSSAAVELDGEKEAVARLTVAQLGI, from the coding sequence ATGTCTACCCATGCGAAGCGTGAACGCCTGCTGCTGGCGGACCTTTTGGAGGCGGCGGGACCGGAGGCGCCGACGCTGTGCGACGGCTGGACCTGCCGGGACCTGGCGGCGCACGTGGTGGTGCGCGAGCGCCGCCCGGACGCGGCGGGCGGGCTGTTGCTGAACGTGCTGAAGGACCGCCTCGACCGGGCGATGGCCGAGTACGCGGCCAAGCCGTACGAGGAGCTGATCCAGCTGATCCGCACGGGACCGCCGAAGCTGTCCGTGTACGCGCTGAAGCAGATCGACGAGGCGGCGAACGCGGTGGAGTTCTACGTCCACGCGGAGGACGTGCGGCGCGCCCAGCCGGACTGGTCGCCTCGGACGCTGGACCCGGTGTTCTCGGACGCGCTCTGGTCCCGGCTGGAGAAGCTGGCCCGCCTGACGGGCCGTCGCTCCCCGGTGGGCCTGGTCCTGCGCCGCCCGGACGGCCGCACGGCGGTGGCGCACAAGGGCGTACCGGTGGTGACGGTGACCGGGGAGCCGGGCGAGCTGACGCTGTTCTGCTTCGGCCGCCAGAGCTCCGCCGCCGTGGAGCTGGACGGCGAGAAGGAGGCCGTCGCCAGGCTGACGGTGGCCCAGCTGGGCATTTGA
- a CDS encoding RidA family protein, with protein MSSSDIRRISSGGPYEDVIGYSRAVQLPNGLVLVSGCTAADGGGPYDQAITAFGVAFKALAQAGLGPEHVVRTRMYLTHARDVDEVGRAHKELFDEVRPAASMIIVSGFVDPSMVVEVEVEAYKGDAA; from the coding sequence CATCCGCCGCATCTCCTCGGGCGGCCCCTACGAGGACGTCATCGGCTACTCCCGCGCCGTGCAGCTCCCCAACGGGCTCGTCCTCGTCTCCGGCTGCACCGCCGCCGACGGCGGAGGCCCGTACGACCAGGCGATCACGGCCTTCGGCGTGGCCTTCAAGGCGCTCGCGCAGGCCGGGCTCGGCCCCGAGCACGTGGTCCGCACCCGGATGTACCTCACGCACGCCCGGGACGTGGACGAGGTGGGCCGCGCCCACAAGGAGCTCTTCGACGAGGTCCGCCCCGCCGCCTCCATGATCATCGTCTCCGGCTTCGTCGACCCCAGCATGGTCGTCGAGGTGGAGGTCGAGGCGTACAAGGGAGACGCGGCATGA
- a CDS encoding HGxxPAAW family protein — MAGTSHGHTPAAWTGVVIAFIGFCVSGAFMVLANPLGFWAGFVVVALGGVVGMAMRAAGMGAPKATHRDLAEVIAANRVPAKV, encoded by the coding sequence ATGGCGGGCACGAGCCACGGACACACCCCGGCCGCCTGGACCGGTGTCGTCATCGCCTTCATCGGTTTCTGCGTCTCCGGCGCCTTCATGGTGCTGGCGAACCCGCTCGGGTTCTGGGCCGGCTTCGTCGTCGTCGCGCTCGGCGGTGTCGTCGGCATGGCGATGCGCGCCGCGGGCATGGGCGCGCCGAAGGCCACCCACCGCGACCTCGCCGAGGTCATCGCCGCCAACCGGGTTCCCGCCAAGGTCTGA
- the trpC gene encoding indole-3-glycerol phosphate synthase TrpC — MSVLDEIIEGVREDLAERQARVSLDELKERAAKAPQAKDGVAALRGDGVKVICEVKRSSPSKGALAAIADPAGLAADYEAGGAAVISVLTEQRRFGGSLADLEAVRARVDIPILRKDFIVTAYQLWEARAYGADLVLLIVAALDQEALVSLIERAESIGLTPLVEVHDEEEIERAVEAGAKIIGVNARNLKDLKVDRSTFERIVGEIPAHIVKVAESGIRGPHDLIAYANEGADAVLVGESLVTGRDPKAAVADLVAAGAHPALRHGRS, encoded by the coding sequence GTGAGTGTGCTCGACGAGATCATCGAAGGGGTCCGCGAAGACCTTGCCGAACGGCAGGCCCGCGTGAGCCTCGACGAGCTCAAGGAGCGTGCCGCCAAGGCGCCCCAGGCCAAGGACGGTGTCGCCGCCCTGCGTGGCGACGGCGTCAAGGTGATCTGTGAGGTCAAGCGCTCCAGCCCCTCCAAGGGCGCGCTGGCCGCGATCGCGGATCCGGCCGGGCTCGCCGCCGACTACGAGGCCGGCGGGGCCGCGGTCATCTCCGTCCTGACCGAGCAGCGCCGTTTCGGCGGCTCGCTGGCCGACCTGGAGGCCGTCCGCGCCCGCGTGGACATCCCGATCCTGCGCAAGGACTTCATCGTCACGGCGTACCAGCTGTGGGAGGCCCGCGCCTACGGCGCCGACCTCGTCCTGCTGATCGTCGCGGCCCTGGACCAGGAGGCCCTCGTCTCCCTCATCGAGCGGGCCGAGTCCATCGGCCTCACCCCGCTCGTCGAGGTCCACGACGAGGAGGAGATCGAGCGCGCCGTCGAGGCCGGTGCCAAGATCATCGGCGTCAACGCGCGCAACCTGAAGGACCTCAAGGTCGACCGCTCCACCTTCGAGCGGATCGTCGGCGAGATCCCGGCCCACATCGTGAAGGTCGCCGAGTCCGGCATCCGCGGACCGCACGACCTGATCGCCTACGCCAACGAGGGCGCCGACGCCGTCCTCGTCGGAGAGTCCCTGGTCACCGGCCGCGACCCGAAGGCGGCCGTGGCCGACCTCGTCGCCGCCGGGGCCCACCCCGCCCTGCGCCACGGCCGGAGCTGA
- the hisI gene encoding phosphoribosyl-AMP cyclohydrolase, which produces MGPMSTSSLDPAVAARLKRSPDGLVPAIAQQYDTGEVLMLGWMDDEALHRTLTTGRCTYWSRSRQEYWVKGDTSGHFQHVKSVALDCDADTVLVKVDQVGAACHTGARTCFDADVLFSDAASQ; this is translated from the coding sequence ATGGGGCCCATGAGTACGTCCTCCCTCGACCCCGCAGTCGCCGCCCGCCTCAAGCGCTCCCCGGACGGCCTGGTACCGGCCATCGCCCAGCAGTACGACACCGGTGAGGTGCTGATGCTCGGCTGGATGGACGACGAGGCCCTGCACCGCACCCTCACCACCGGCCGCTGCACCTACTGGTCCCGCAGCCGTCAGGAGTACTGGGTCAAGGGGGACACCTCAGGCCACTTCCAGCACGTGAAGTCCGTCGCCCTCGACTGCGACGCCGACACCGTGCTCGTGAAGGTCGACCAGGTCGGGGCCGCCTGCCACACCGGCGCCCGCACGTGCTTCGACGCCGATGTCCTCTTCAGCGACGCTGCTAGCCAGTAA
- the trpM gene encoding tryptophan biosynthesis modulator TrpM: MPPVRSSVRTRPGHGPAGVPTAHAPLARGCRPRGCRAPARRVRGRRVRYVIGSEPGQVNGMRWRGGSAL, translated from the coding sequence ATGCCTCCCGTCCGCTCCTCCGTCCGCACCCGCCCGGGCCACGGCCCGGCCGGCGTGCCGACGGCGCACGCGCCGCTGGCGCGCGGCTGCCGCCCACGCGGCTGCCGCGCCCCGGCCCGCCGGGTGCGCGGCAGGCGGGTGCGCTACGTGATCGGCTCCGAGCCCGGACAGGTCAACGGCATGCGATGGCGCGGCGGATCCGCGCTCTGA
- a CDS encoding TIGR02234 family membrane protein yields the protein MGYVSAVPHPRIEAEPPESSAGRRTVAIALLLGALGATVVLLASGRTWARGSAAVGGGTLPLTADGRAVTGLPAALAIVGLAALVAVFAVRGRGRLLVSGLLALSGLGAALSAVAAADDRRALDERAATATADTAARVVELTHTAWPYITASGAALILLAGLLALRFGRSWPAMGGRYERDGSPRTRTPAPVDPDRPEDLWKALDRGEDPTD from the coding sequence GTGGGGTACGTGAGTGCCGTACCCCACCCCCGCATCGAAGCCGAGCCCCCCGAGAGCAGCGCCGGCCGCCGCACCGTGGCCATCGCCCTGCTGCTCGGCGCGCTCGGCGCCACCGTCGTCCTGCTCGCCTCCGGCCGCACCTGGGCCCGGGGCAGCGCCGCCGTCGGGGGCGGAACGCTGCCGCTGACCGCGGACGGGCGGGCCGTCACCGGTCTCCCGGCGGCCCTGGCCATCGTCGGCCTCGCCGCCCTGGTCGCGGTGTTCGCCGTACGGGGCCGCGGGCGGCTGCTGGTGTCGGGGCTGCTCGCGCTGAGCGGGCTCGGCGCGGCCCTGTCCGCGGTGGCCGCCGCCGACGACCGCCGGGCGCTGGACGAGCGGGCCGCCACCGCGACGGCCGACACCGCCGCCCGGGTGGTGGAACTGACCCATACGGCCTGGCCGTACATCACGGCTTCCGGAGCGGCCCTGATCCTGCTCGCGGGGCTCCTGGCGCTGCGCTTCGGCCGGAGCTGGCCCGCGATGGGAGGCCGCTACGAGCGCGACGGCAGCCCCCGTACGCGCACCCCCGCCCCGGTGGACCCGGACCGGCCGGAGGACCTGTGGAAGGCCCTGGACCGCGGCGAGGACCCCACGGACTGA